One region of Anaeromyxobacter paludicola genomic DNA includes:
- the nrfD gene encoding NrfD/PsrC family molybdoenzyme membrane anchor subunit, with the protein MSVEIRTAAPARNPLEPGPLILGAPTDAELSEELLGHVYRPRRGWILLFLLAAGGTSLLLVGITVTLMVGIGAWGNNIPVAWGFGIINFVWWIGIGHAGTLISAILLLFQQKWRTSINRFAEAMTLFAVMQAGLFPLLHVGRPWFAYWLFPYPSTMAVWPNFKSPLIWDVFAVSTYFTVSLLFWYLGLIPDLAALRDTSKGEWRRRVYGVFALGWRGSARAWRHYRIAYLLLAGLATPLVLSVHTIVSFDFAVAQLPGWHTTIFPPYFVAGAVFSGFAMVLTLIIPARRLLGLERVITMRHIETMNKVLLVTGLMVAYGYLMEHFIAWYSGNPYEQFVFINRARGPYAPVYWLMIFCNVCLPQIFWFKQARTSLVVTWIASILVNVGMWCERFIIIVTSLHRDFLPSSWAIYTPTWVDWSILAGTVGFFSLLFLLFLRFLPAVAVTEVKELRHELAAHGPQAGHDAVGVPLAEEESDS; encoded by the coding sequence ATGAGCGTCGAAATCCGCACCGCCGCGCCCGCGCGGAACCCCCTCGAGCCCGGGCCCCTCATCCTCGGCGCGCCGACCGACGCCGAGCTGAGCGAGGAGCTGCTCGGGCACGTCTACCGGCCCCGGCGCGGCTGGATCCTGCTCTTCCTGCTCGCCGCCGGCGGCACCAGCCTCCTGCTCGTCGGGATCACGGTCACGCTGATGGTGGGCATCGGCGCCTGGGGCAACAACATCCCGGTCGCCTGGGGCTTCGGCATCATCAACTTCGTCTGGTGGATCGGCATCGGCCACGCCGGCACGCTCATCAGCGCCATCCTCCTCCTCTTCCAGCAGAAGTGGCGCACCAGCATCAACCGCTTCGCCGAGGCGATGACGCTCTTCGCGGTCATGCAGGCCGGGCTCTTCCCGCTCCTGCACGTCGGCCGGCCCTGGTTCGCGTACTGGCTCTTCCCGTACCCGTCCACCATGGCCGTGTGGCCCAACTTCAAGAGCCCGCTCATCTGGGACGTCTTCGCGGTCTCCACCTACTTCACCGTCTCGCTGCTCTTCTGGTACCTCGGGCTCATCCCCGACCTCGCGGCGCTCCGCGACACCTCGAAGGGCGAGTGGCGCCGCCGGGTGTACGGCGTGTTCGCCCTGGGCTGGCGCGGGTCGGCGCGGGCCTGGCGCCACTACCGCATCGCCTACCTGCTGCTGGCCGGCCTCGCGACCCCGCTCGTGCTCTCGGTGCACACCATCGTGAGCTTCGACTTCGCCGTGGCCCAGCTGCCCGGCTGGCACACCACCATCTTCCCGCCGTACTTCGTCGCCGGCGCCGTCTTCTCCGGCTTCGCCATGGTGCTCACGCTCATCATCCCGGCGCGGCGGCTGCTCGGGCTCGAGCGCGTCATCACGATGCGTCACATCGAGACCATGAACAAGGTGCTCCTCGTGACCGGGCTGATGGTGGCCTACGGCTACCTCATGGAGCACTTCATCGCCTGGTACTCCGGCAACCCCTACGAGCAGTTCGTCTTCATCAACCGGGCCAGGGGGCCGTACGCGCCGGTCTACTGGCTCATGATCTTCTGCAACGTCTGCCTCCCCCAGATCTTCTGGTTCAAGCAGGCGCGCACCAGCCTCGTCGTCACCTGGATCGCCTCCATCCTCGTCAACGTGGGGATGTGGTGCGAGCGGTTCATCATCATCGTCACCTCGCTCCACCGCGACTTCCTGCCGTCCTCCTGGGCCATCTACACGCCGACCTGGGTGGACTGGAGCATCCTCGCCGGCACCGTCGGGTTCTTCTCGCTGCTGTTCCTGCTCTTCCTGCGCTTCCTGCCGGCGGTCGCCGTCACCGAGGTGAAGGAGCTGCGGCACGAGCTCGCGGCCCACGGGCCGCAGGCCGGCCACGACGCCGTGGGCGTCCCGCTCGCGGAGGAGGAGAGCGACTCATGA
- a CDS encoding SCO family protein → MTARLPPGLAGRLAAAALVAALALPARASAAKDPTEADDAADAATPDILRGVEVEERLGASVPLDARFVAADGRPLRLGDLLGRGRPVILTLVYYNCPMLCGLVLGGQARAMRQTGLELGKDFDAVTVSFDPREGPALAAERQSGYLQATGKPDARASWAFLTGQEPDIRVLADAVGFHYKYDAATKQFAHAAAIFVLTPEGKVSRYLYGIDFPPRDLRLALVEAGGGRVGTSFDKVLLTCYRYDATGRRYTPYVFGFIRAGGLLVFAALATTLAVFWRREARKLHGRHA, encoded by the coding sequence GTGACCGCCCGGCTCCCGCCCGGCCTCGCCGGCCGGCTCGCCGCGGCGGCGCTCGTGGCCGCCCTGGCGCTCCCGGCGCGGGCGTCGGCCGCCAAGGACCCCACCGAGGCCGACGACGCCGCCGACGCCGCCACCCCCGACATCCTGCGCGGCGTGGAGGTGGAGGAGCGGCTCGGCGCCAGCGTCCCGCTCGACGCCCGCTTCGTCGCCGCCGACGGCCGCCCGCTCCGGCTCGGCGACCTGCTCGGCCGCGGGCGCCCGGTGATCCTCACGCTCGTCTACTACAACTGCCCCATGCTCTGCGGGCTGGTGCTGGGCGGCCAGGCGCGGGCGATGCGCCAGACCGGCCTCGAGCTCGGCAAGGACTTCGACGCGGTCACGGTGAGCTTCGATCCGCGCGAGGGGCCCGCGCTCGCCGCGGAGCGGCAGTCCGGGTACCTCCAGGCGACCGGCAAGCCCGACGCCCGCGCGAGCTGGGCCTTCCTCACCGGCCAGGAGCCGGACATCCGGGTCCTCGCCGACGCGGTCGGCTTCCACTACAAGTACGACGCCGCGACGAAGCAGTTCGCGCACGCCGCCGCCATCTTCGTGCTGACGCCGGAGGGCAAGGTGTCGCGCTACCTGTACGGCATCGACTTCCCGCCGCGCGACCTCCGGCTGGCGCTGGTCGAGGCGGGCGGCGGCCGGGTGGGGACGAGCTTCGACAAGGTGCTGCTCACCTGCTACCGCTACGACGCCACCGGGCGGCGGTACACCCCCTACGTGTTCGGCTTCATCCGCGCCGGCGGCCTGCTCGTCTTCGCCGCGCTCGCGACCACGCTCGCCGTCTTCTGGCGGCGCGAGGCCCGGAAGCTCCACGGGAGGCACGCGTGA
- the coxB gene encoding cytochrome c oxidase subunit II yields the protein MNELMRRMLFLPEQASQYARDVDHLHYFVITTTMIAAFGVAITALGFFVRYRRRSESQTTPVVNPKPIHEVLFIGVPLSFFLLWFAIGFPQFVRLQTPPKDSMDVYVQAKKWMWKFSYAGGPNGIDVLHVPAGRPVRLLMTSRDVIHSFFVPALRLKQDVLPGRYSQTWFNADKPGRYELFCAEYCGMGHSAMLGEIVVMPPAEFDAWLADARRSGSPAQDAAMTEEDRTDPRQSLPEQGRRLAAEYGCLKCHSVDGTRHIGPTWLDLYKKTERLEGGKEVVADEGYLTESMMDPRAKIVAGYQAVMPTYQGKIPAPEIAAIVEFIKSLRTDAVRVEPSKGPVYEPIRK from the coding sequence GTGAACGAGCTCATGCGCCGGATGCTGTTCCTCCCCGAGCAGGCGTCCCAGTACGCCCGCGACGTGGACCACCTGCACTACTTCGTCATCACCACCACCATGATCGCCGCCTTCGGCGTGGCGATCACCGCGCTCGGCTTCTTCGTGCGGTACCGCCGCCGCTCCGAGTCGCAGACCACCCCGGTGGTGAACCCCAAGCCCATCCACGAGGTGCTCTTCATCGGCGTGCCGCTCTCCTTCTTCCTGCTCTGGTTCGCCATCGGCTTCCCGCAGTTCGTGCGGCTGCAGACGCCGCCCAAGGACTCGATGGACGTCTACGTCCAGGCCAAGAAGTGGATGTGGAAGTTCTCCTACGCCGGCGGGCCGAACGGCATCGACGTGCTGCACGTGCCGGCCGGGCGCCCGGTGCGGCTCCTCATGACGAGCCGCGACGTGATCCACTCCTTCTTCGTGCCGGCGCTCCGGCTGAAGCAGGACGTGCTCCCGGGCCGGTACTCGCAGACCTGGTTCAACGCCGACAAGCCCGGCCGCTACGAGCTCTTCTGCGCCGAGTACTGCGGCATGGGCCACTCGGCCATGCTCGGCGAGATCGTGGTCATGCCGCCGGCCGAGTTCGACGCCTGGCTCGCCGACGCCCGGCGCTCCGGCTCGCCGGCGCAGGACGCCGCCATGACCGAGGAGGACCGGACCGATCCCCGGCAGAGCCTGCCGGAGCAGGGGCGGCGCCTCGCCGCCGAGTACGGCTGCCTCAAGTGCCACAGCGTGGACGGCACCCGGCACATCGGCCCGACCTGGCTCGACCTCTACAAGAAGACCGAGCGGCTCGAGGGCGGCAAGGAGGTGGTCGCCGACGAGGGCTACCTCACCGAGTCGATGATGGATCCCCGCGCCAAGATCGTGGCCGGGTACCAGGCGGTGATGCCGACGTACCAGGGGAAGATCCCGGCGCCGGAGATCGCCGCCATCGTCGAGTTCATCAAGTCGCTGCGGACGGACGCCGTGAGGGTGGAGCCGTCGAAGGGCCCGGTCTATGAACCCATCCGCAAATAG
- a CDS encoding c-type cytochrome — protein sequence MRRLVPLALVGLCACQVFDPMMWQQKYKPYRGTTFFPDGVSMLAPPPGTVPSSGAIEPALATGIGPDGKLLPVAPVALSRDLVELGRRKFDQTCAICHGLTGDGDSMVAKNMALRPPPSIHLKRSFPDGYFYQVVTNGFGVMPSYAAELSVEERWAVVAYVRALQLSQNARIDQLPAEQRSKVQEEPR from the coding sequence ATGAGGCGCCTCGTCCCCCTCGCCCTCGTGGGCCTCTGCGCCTGCCAGGTCTTCGACCCGATGATGTGGCAGCAGAAGTACAAGCCGTACCGCGGCACCACCTTCTTCCCCGACGGCGTGTCGATGCTGGCGCCGCCGCCCGGCACCGTCCCGTCCTCGGGCGCGATCGAGCCCGCGCTCGCGACCGGCATCGGCCCCGACGGCAAGCTCCTGCCGGTGGCCCCGGTGGCGCTCTCCCGCGACCTGGTGGAGCTGGGCCGGCGCAAGTTCGACCAGACCTGCGCCATCTGCCACGGCCTCACCGGCGACGGCGACAGCATGGTGGCGAAGAACATGGCGCTCCGCCCGCCGCCCTCGATCCACCTCAAGCGCAGCTTCCCGGACGGCTACTTCTACCAGGTGGTCACCAACGGCTTCGGCGTGATGCCCTCGTACGCGGCGGAGCTGTCGGTCGAGGAGCGCTGGGCGGTGGTGGCCTACGTGCGCGCGCTCCAGCTCTCGCAGAACGCCCGCATCGACCAGCTCCCGGCGGAGCAGCGGAGCAAGGTGCAGGAGGAGCCCCGATGA
- a CDS encoding DUF3341 domain-containing protein codes for MSHADPLVRSFVLAEFAEPEALFAAARKVRAAGHTALDAHMPYPVHGADEALGIPHSRVPLIALCGGLTGVVTAYLMAWWMNAVDYRINVAGRPFNAIPAFVPVMFELGVLFASLSIFVGCILLFRLPRLHHPVFEADAFRSASVDKFWLSVETADPAPLEEELRRAGASVVQVVEGQP; via the coding sequence ATGAGCCACGCCGACCCGCTCGTCCGCAGCTTCGTGCTGGCCGAGTTCGCCGAGCCGGAGGCGCTCTTCGCCGCCGCCCGCAAGGTGCGCGCCGCCGGCCACACCGCGCTCGACGCCCACATGCCGTACCCGGTCCACGGCGCCGACGAGGCGCTCGGGATCCCGCACTCCCGGGTGCCGCTCATCGCGCTCTGCGGCGGGCTCACCGGGGTGGTCACCGCCTACCTCATGGCCTGGTGGATGAACGCGGTGGACTACCGGATCAACGTGGCCGGCCGCCCGTTCAACGCCATCCCCGCCTTCGTCCCCGTCATGTTCGAGCTCGGCGTCCTCTTCGCGTCGCTCTCCATCTTCGTGGGCTGCATCCTGCTCTTCCGGCTGCCCCGCCTGCACCACCCGGTCTTCGAGGCGGACGCCTTCCGCTCCGCCTCGGTGGACAAGTTCTGGCTCTCCGTCGAGACGGCCGACCCGGCCCCGCTCGAGGAGGAGCTGCGCCGGGCCGGGGCGAGCGTGGTCCAGGTGGTGGAGGGCCAGCCATGA
- a CDS encoding TAT-variant-translocated molybdopterin oxidoreductase, producing the protein MGLPIYGQAAEPPTKPNHRPLWRSLEELAQGRSEARSPEFAPGADGPPDALSRRSFMQLLGATLAFAGLEACSPPREKIYPFVRQPVGLVPGQAVHYATAATLSGYATGLLVRSNEGRPTKVEGNPNHPASLGGVGPFQQAMLLDLYDPSRARGFQKKGRQLSYRAALLELSTLARSHEKDGGARLRFLADPSSSPLLADLRRRILARFPKARFTAWDPLSDDAARDGGRIAFGAPLEARPALGPADVILSLDADFLGLGPDQLRLMREWSSRRVPGQLNRLYQVEPGLSVTGMNADHHLRTRAAEVAGFARAVAARLAAKHGLAALAPLGEGAAPNPRADVVADDLARARGRSLVLCGPRQPAAVHALAHALNAALGNAGATVRYRKPVLNDAATGPAGLAALAAELRAGQVDTLVVTAANPVYTAPADLGLAPLLEQVPNAIYFTLHDDETADACGWMLAASHPYEQWGDARGPDGTVALAQPLIAPLFESMGEVELLAAFLDQADLGPRRLLQDLWRERRGGAAFDAEFERWLAAGVVPGTAEPAEAPAVQSAAVAQALRDLKPAGAGGLEVSFVPDYKTLDGRFAPNAWLQELPHPVSKMTWDNAAYLSPATAGRLGLVNGDLVELQLAGRSLTAPVWVQPGHADDALTLPLGYGRRAGGPVSRNVGFDAGRLRRGDAPWFAAGAALRKLGKRHAFAVTQTHDSMEGRPLALDFTAAGWEHEKGELEEHRGEPASLMPQMHAYEQEQYRWGMAVDLSRCTGCSACVVACQSENNIPVVGKEQVERRREMQWLRIDRYYQGTAAEPEVALQPVACVHCEKAPCEYVCPVNATVHSDEGLNEMVYNRCVGTRYCSNNCPYKVRRFNFLDYRGEMAPTEKMLMNPEVTVRTRGVMEKCTYCVQRIERARIEARVAGRLIREQDLKSACQQACPAEAIVFGNLNDPQARVTRLHQDERRYDLLHELGTRPRTTYLARLRNPNPDLA; encoded by the coding sequence ATGGGACTGCCCATCTACGGACAGGCGGCCGAGCCGCCGACGAAGCCGAACCACCGCCCGCTCTGGCGAAGCCTGGAGGAGCTCGCGCAGGGCCGCTCCGAGGCGCGCTCCCCCGAGTTCGCGCCCGGCGCCGACGGCCCGCCCGACGCGCTCTCGCGCCGCAGCTTCATGCAGCTCCTCGGCGCGACGCTGGCGTTCGCGGGGCTCGAGGCCTGCTCGCCGCCGCGCGAGAAGATCTACCCCTTCGTCCGGCAGCCGGTGGGGCTCGTCCCCGGCCAGGCGGTCCACTACGCCACCGCGGCCACGCTCTCCGGCTACGCCACCGGCCTCCTCGTCCGCAGCAACGAGGGGCGGCCGACCAAGGTGGAGGGGAACCCCAACCACCCGGCCAGCCTGGGCGGCGTCGGCCCGTTCCAGCAGGCGATGCTGCTCGACCTCTACGACCCGTCGCGCGCCCGCGGCTTCCAGAAGAAGGGGCGGCAGCTCTCGTACCGGGCGGCGCTCCTCGAGCTCTCGACGCTCGCGAGGTCGCACGAGAAGGACGGCGGCGCGCGGCTCCGGTTCCTCGCCGACCCCTCGAGCTCGCCGCTGCTCGCCGACCTCCGCCGGCGCATCCTGGCGCGGTTCCCCAAGGCCCGCTTCACCGCCTGGGACCCGCTCTCCGACGACGCCGCCCGCGACGGCGGCCGGATCGCCTTCGGCGCGCCGCTCGAGGCCCGCCCCGCGCTCGGCCCCGCCGACGTGATCCTCTCGCTCGACGCCGACTTCCTCGGCCTCGGCCCCGACCAGCTCCGGCTCATGCGCGAGTGGTCGTCGCGCCGGGTCCCCGGCCAGCTCAACCGGCTCTACCAGGTGGAGCCCGGGCTCTCGGTGACCGGCATGAACGCCGACCACCACCTGCGGACCCGCGCCGCCGAGGTGGCGGGGTTCGCCCGCGCGGTGGCCGCCCGGCTCGCCGCGAAGCACGGCCTCGCCGCGCTGGCGCCGCTCGGGGAGGGCGCCGCCCCGAACCCGCGGGCCGACGTGGTGGCCGACGACCTCGCCCGCGCCCGCGGCCGCTCCCTGGTGCTCTGCGGCCCGCGCCAGCCGGCCGCGGTGCACGCGCTCGCCCACGCCCTCAACGCCGCCCTCGGCAACGCCGGCGCCACCGTCCGCTACCGCAAGCCGGTGCTGAACGACGCCGCCACCGGCCCGGCCGGCCTCGCCGCGCTCGCCGCCGAGCTCCGCGCCGGCCAGGTGGACACGCTGGTGGTCACGGCGGCGAACCCGGTCTACACCGCGCCCGCCGACCTGGGCCTCGCGCCGCTGCTCGAGCAGGTCCCGAACGCGATCTACTTCACGCTCCACGACGACGAGACCGCCGACGCCTGCGGCTGGATGCTGGCGGCGAGCCACCCCTACGAGCAGTGGGGCGACGCCCGCGGGCCCGACGGGACCGTGGCGCTGGCGCAGCCGCTCATCGCCCCGCTCTTCGAGAGCATGGGCGAGGTGGAGCTCCTCGCCGCCTTCCTCGACCAGGCCGACCTCGGGCCGCGCCGGCTCCTGCAGGACCTCTGGCGCGAGCGGCGGGGCGGGGCCGCCTTCGACGCCGAGTTCGAGCGCTGGCTCGCGGCCGGCGTCGTCCCGGGCACGGCGGAGCCGGCCGAGGCGCCGGCGGTGCAGTCGGCGGCGGTGGCCCAGGCGCTGCGCGACCTGAAGCCGGCCGGCGCCGGCGGCCTCGAGGTGAGCTTCGTCCCCGACTACAAGACCCTCGACGGGCGGTTCGCGCCCAACGCCTGGCTGCAGGAGCTGCCGCACCCGGTCAGCAAGATGACCTGGGACAACGCGGCCTACCTCTCGCCCGCGACGGCGGGGCGGCTCGGGCTCGTCAACGGCGACCTCGTCGAGCTGCAGCTCGCCGGCCGCAGCCTCACCGCGCCGGTCTGGGTGCAGCCCGGCCACGCCGACGACGCGCTCACGCTGCCGCTCGGCTACGGGCGGCGCGCCGGCGGGCCGGTGTCGAGGAACGTCGGCTTCGACGCCGGGCGGCTGCGCCGCGGCGACGCCCCCTGGTTCGCCGCCGGCGCGGCCTTGCGCAAGCTCGGCAAGCGCCACGCCTTCGCGGTGACGCAGACCCACGACAGCATGGAGGGGCGGCCGCTGGCGCTCGACTTCACCGCCGCCGGCTGGGAGCACGAGAAGGGCGAGCTCGAGGAGCACCGCGGCGAGCCGGCGAGCCTCATGCCGCAGATGCACGCCTACGAGCAGGAGCAGTACCGGTGGGGCATGGCGGTGGACCTCTCCCGCTGCACCGGCTGCAGCGCCTGCGTGGTGGCCTGCCAGTCGGAGAACAACATCCCGGTGGTCGGCAAGGAGCAGGTGGAGCGGCGGCGCGAGATGCAGTGGCTGCGCATCGACCGCTACTACCAGGGCACCGCCGCGGAGCCGGAGGTGGCGCTCCAGCCGGTGGCCTGCGTCCACTGCGAGAAGGCGCCCTGCGAGTACGTCTGCCCGGTGAACGCCACCGTCCACTCCGACGAGGGGCTGAACGAGATGGTCTACAACCGGTGCGTCGGCACCCGGTACTGCTCCAACAACTGCCCGTACAAGGTGCGGCGCTTCAACTTCCTCGACTACCGCGGGGAGATGGCGCCCACCGAGAAGATGCTCATGAACCCCGAGGTCACCGTGCGGACCCGGGGCGTCATGGAGAAGTGCACCTACTGCGTGCAGCGCATCGAGCGGGCCCGCATCGAGGCGCGCGTCGCCGGCCGGCTCATCCGCGAGCAGGACCTGAAGAGCGCCTGCCAGCAGGCGTGCCCGGCCGAGGCGATCGTCTTCGGGAACCTCAACGACCCGCAGGCGCGGGTGACGCGGCTCCACCAGGACGAGCGCCGCTACGACCTGCTCCACGAGCTCGGCACGCGGCCCCGCACCACCTACCTCGCCCGCCTCCGCAATCCGAACCCGGACCTCGCATGA